Proteins encoded by one window of Pseudonocardia alni:
- the gyrB gene encoding DNA topoisomerase (ATP-hydrolyzing) subunit B, with translation MASDKAANNAYGASSITVLKGLEAVRKRPGMYIGSTGERGLHHLIWEVVDNSVDEAMAGHATKVVVTLQSDGGIRVEDDGRGIPVEMHPVEKKPTLEVVLTSLHAGGKFDDKSYAVSGGLHGVGVSVVNALSTALDVEVRRDGQIWRQHYEYAVPGELVEAGTTKKSDTGTTITYWADPKIFETTSYTLETIRRRLQEQTFLNKGLTMVLRDERRPEKPAGVPSSDAVDSDGNPIEAPVPEIDADAEPDAEGYVAKPKEYVFHYPNGLEDFVAHLNKSKDPIHRKIVSYTGEGPGHQVEVAMQWNSGYSESVYTFANTINTHEGGTHEEGFRHALTATVNKYARDKKLIKEKDPALSGDDIREGLAAIVSVKVSEPQFEGQTKTKLGNTEVKSFVQRVSNEWLADWFERNPTEAKTIVTKAVSSAQARLAARRARELVRRKSAGDIGGLPGKLSDCRSRDPESCELYIVEGDSAGGSAKAGRDSMHQAILPIRGKIINVEKARIDRVLKNTEVQSIITAMGTGIHDDFDLAKLRYHKLVLMADADVDGQHIRTLLLTLLFRFMRPLIENGHVFLAQPPLYKLKWSGRGAEPEYAYSDRERDGLIEAGRAAGKKLPKDQGVQRYKGLGEMDAKELWETTMDPTNRLLLQVSLDDAATADELFSVLMGEDVESRRSFITRNAKDVRFLDV, from the coding sequence GTGGCTTCCGACAAGGCAGCGAACAACGCCTACGGCGCGTCGTCCATCACGGTCCTCAAGGGCCTGGAGGCGGTCCGCAAGCGGCCCGGCATGTACATCGGCTCGACCGGTGAGCGGGGTCTGCACCACCTGATCTGGGAGGTGGTGGACAACTCGGTCGACGAGGCGATGGCCGGTCACGCCACGAAGGTCGTCGTGACCCTGCAGTCCGACGGCGGCATCCGCGTCGAGGACGACGGCCGCGGCATCCCCGTCGAGATGCACCCGGTGGAGAAGAAGCCGACCCTCGAGGTCGTCCTCACCAGCCTGCATGCCGGCGGGAAGTTCGACGACAAGTCCTACGCCGTGTCCGGTGGTCTGCACGGTGTCGGCGTCTCGGTCGTGAACGCGCTGTCCACCGCGCTCGACGTCGAGGTCCGCCGCGACGGCCAGATCTGGCGCCAGCACTACGAGTACGCCGTGCCCGGCGAGCTCGTCGAGGCCGGCACCACGAAGAAGTCCGACACCGGCACCACGATCACCTACTGGGCCGACCCGAAGATCTTCGAGACGACCAGCTACACGCTGGAGACGATCCGTCGCCGGCTGCAGGAGCAGACGTTCCTGAACAAGGGCCTCACGATGGTCCTGCGCGACGAGCGGCGGCCGGAGAAGCCGGCGGGTGTCCCGTCGTCCGACGCGGTCGACTCCGACGGCAACCCGATCGAGGCGCCCGTCCCGGAGATCGACGCGGACGCCGAGCCCGACGCCGAGGGCTACGTGGCCAAGCCCAAGGAGTACGTCTTCCACTACCCGAACGGGCTGGAGGACTTCGTCGCGCACCTGAACAAGTCGAAGGACCCGATCCACCGCAAGATCGTCAGCTACACCGGCGAGGGCCCCGGCCACCAGGTCGAGGTCGCGATGCAGTGGAACTCGGGCTACTCCGAGTCGGTCTACACCTTCGCGAACACGATCAACACGCACGAGGGCGGCACCCACGAGGAGGGCTTCCGCCACGCGCTGACCGCGACGGTCAACAAGTACGCGCGCGACAAGAAGCTCATCAAGGAGAAGGACCCGGCGCTGTCCGGCGACGACATCCGCGAGGGCCTCGCGGCGATCGTCTCGGTCAAGGTCTCCGAGCCGCAGTTCGAGGGCCAGACCAAGACCAAACTCGGCAACACCGAGGTCAAGTCGTTCGTCCAGCGCGTGTCGAACGAGTGGCTGGCCGACTGGTTCGAGCGCAACCCCACCGAGGCGAAGACGATCGTCACCAAGGCGGTCTCCTCGGCCCAGGCCCGCCTGGCCGCGCGCCGTGCCCGCGAGCTCGTGCGGCGCAAGAGCGCCGGCGACATCGGCGGTCTGCCCGGCAAGCTGTCGGACTGCCGCTCGCGCGACCCGGAGAGCTGCGAGCTCTACATCGTCGAGGGTGACTCCGCGGGCGGCTCGGCGAAGGCCGGCCGCGACTCGATGCACCAGGCGATCCTGCCGATCCGCGGCAAGATCATCAACGTCGAGAAGGCCCGGATCGACCGCGTCCTCAAGAACACCGAGGTTCAGTCGATCATCACCGCGATGGGCACCGGCATCCACGACGACTTCGACCTGGCCAAGCTGCGGTACCACAAGCTGGTGCTGATGGCCGACGCCGACGTCGACGGCCAGCACATCCGGACGCTGCTGCTCACGCTGCTGTTCCGCTTCATGCGCCCGCTGATCGAGAACGGGCACGTGTTCCTGGCGCAGCCGCCGCTGTACAAGCTCAAGTGGTCCGGTCGCGGGGCCGAGCCGGAGTACGCCTACTCCGACCGCGAGCGCGACGGTCTGATCGAGGCCGGCCGGGCCGCGGGCAAGAAGCTCCCCAAGGACCAGGGCGTGCAGCGCTACAAGGGTCTCGGCGAGATGGACGCCAAGGAGCTGTGGGAGACCACGATGGACCCGACGAACCGGCTGCTGCTGCAGGTGAGCCTGGACGACGCCGCCACCGCCGACGAGCTGTTCTCGGTGCTGATGGGTGAGGACGTCGAGTCCCGCCGGTCCTTCATCACCCGCAACGCCAAGGACGTGCGCTTCCTGGACGTCTGA
- a CDS encoding DUF721 domain-containing protein, which yields MDNSGAPGDGRRSGTGNRRTGRRGPGTDGAEPGDGRDTGPGHDAVTGGDVPGGGVPGEQGDLLAGDRANLRGADLAREALRAAREASARKAEERARADRPKLRVVSGRGRRRRWSGAGPDDRDPQPFGRLVSRVSVDRGWSNRLTDATVLGRWPQLVGPDVADHCTPVSLRDGELTLQAESTAWATQLRTLQRQLLTRLAAAVGPDVVRRIRVVGPSGPSWRHGPRHVRGRGPRDTYG from the coding sequence GTGGATAACTCAGGAGCACCGGGGGACGGACGCCGTTCCGGAACCGGAAACCGGAGGACAGGGCGCCGGGGCCCGGGCACCGACGGCGCCGAGCCTGGGGACGGACGCGACACCGGTCCCGGTCACGACGCGGTCACGGGCGGGGACGTCCCGGGCGGCGGTGTCCCGGGGGAGCAGGGTGACCTGCTCGCCGGCGACCGCGCGAACCTGCGCGGAGCCGACCTCGCGCGCGAGGCGCTGCGCGCGGCCCGCGAGGCGTCGGCCCGCAAGGCCGAGGAGCGGGCCCGGGCCGACCGGCCCAAGCTGCGCGTGGTCTCCGGGCGGGGGCGTCGTCGTCGCTGGTCGGGGGCGGGGCCCGACGACCGGGACCCGCAGCCGTTCGGACGTCTGGTGTCGCGGGTGTCGGTGGACCGCGGCTGGTCGAACCGGCTGACCGACGCGACCGTCCTCGGCCGGTGGCCGCAGCTGGTCGGGCCGGACGTCGCCGACCACTGCACACCGGTCTCGCTGCGCGACGGCGAGCTGACCCTGCAGGCCGAGTCCACGGCGTGGGCCACCCAGCTGCGGACCCTGCAGCGTCAGCTGCTGACCCGGCTCGCCGCCGCGGTCGGGCCGGACGTCGTGCGCCGGATCCGGGTCGTCGGGCCGAGCGGGCCGAGCTGGCGGCACGGTCCGCGGCACGTCCGCGGCCGCGGCCCCCGCGACACCTACGGCTGA